The following are encoded in a window of Epilithonimonas zeae genomic DNA:
- the rpoC gene encoding DNA-directed RNA polymerase subunit beta', with protein MSNKNKTSRFNKITIGLASPESILQESRGEVLKPETINYRTHKPERDGLFCEKIFGPVKDYECACGKYKRIRYKGIVCDRCGVEVTEKKVRRERIGHIGLVVPVAHIWYFRSLPNKIGYLLGIPSKKLDMIIYYERYVVIQQGIAKKADGSDFDDKEFLTEEEYLDVLETLPIENQYLDDSDPNKFVAKMGAEAVEELLKRIDLDSLSFDLRHKAHNESSKQRRTEALKRLNVVEALRGANTRMINRPEWMIMRVLPIIPPELRPLVPLDGGRFATSDLNDLYRRVIIRNNRLKRLLEIKAPEVILRNEKRMLQESVDSLFDNTRKSSAVKSESNRPLKSLSDSLKGKQGRFRQNLLGKRVDYSARSVIVVGPSLQLHECGLPKDMAAELYKPFIIRKLIERGIVKTVKSAKRIIDRKEPVVYDILEGVMKGHPVLLNRAPTLHRLGIQAFQPKMIEGKAIQLHPLVTTAFNADFDGDQMAVHLPLGPEAILEAQLLMLGSQNILNPANGSPITVPSQDMVLGLYFMTKEAHSTEEKKIQGEGLAFYSPEEVEIAYAEGKVSLNAKVRCRLPVKENGEIVTRLLNTTVGRILFNQIVPVQVGYVDELLTKKSLRNVIGQILADTDFPTTVKFLDDMKNLGYANAFKGGLSFSLGDIVIPAEKKGMIATAVENVDEIKANYNMGLITDTERYNQVIDVWTNTNAGLTEMIMSRMKSDQGGFNSVFMMLDSGARGSKEQIRQLSGMRGLMAKPQKAGSVGAEIIENPIVANFKEGLSILEYFISTHGARKGLADTALKTADAGYLTRRLVDVAQDVIITEDDCGTLRGTEITALKKNDDIVEKISDRILGRVSLHNIYHPETDELLANADELIVEAVAKQIEEAGIEAVEVRSPLTCETKKGICAKCYGRNLATGKGIHMGEAVGVIAAQSIGEPGTQLTLRTFHQGGTASNISENPSIVAKRDGIVEMDEVRTIKSEGEEGQTADIVVSRSTEFRLVADNEARTPIMVANVPYGSELFVKPGDKVKKGDLIAKWDAYNAVIIAETSGKVEYEDIIQGISFVLEIDEQTGFEEKVISESRNKKAVPTLKVVDAKGVEQKAYNLPVGAHLMVNDGEKIKAGKVLIKIPRKSAKAGDITGGLPRVTELFEARNPSNPAVVTEIDGVVSYGKIKRGNRELIVEAKTGEIKKYLVKLSNQILVQENDFVYAGGPLSDGSITPDDILRIKGPTAVQEYLVNEIQEVYRLQGVKIDDKHFEIIVRQMMTKVSIVDGGDTQFLEGALEHKFDFLEENNRVFGLKVVTEPGDSKVFKAGQMITARELRDENSKLKREDQALVQVREALPATATPVLQGITRAALQTKSFMSAASFQETTKVLNEAAVSGKIDFLTGLKENVIVGHRIPAGTGLKDYQNVIVGSRKEFEDIN; from the coding sequence ATGTCAAATAAAAATAAAACAAGTCGATTTAATAAAATCACTATTGGTTTAGCTTCACCAGAGTCTATTCTTCAGGAATCGAGAGGAGAAGTTCTTAAACCAGAAACGATCAACTATCGTACGCACAAACCAGAAAGAGACGGTTTGTTCTGCGAGAAGATCTTCGGTCCTGTAAAAGACTACGAGTGTGCTTGTGGAAAATACAAAAGAATCCGTTACAAAGGGATTGTTTGTGATAGATGTGGAGTAGAAGTTACAGAGAAAAAAGTACGTAGAGAAAGAATCGGACACATTGGTTTGGTTGTTCCTGTGGCGCACATCTGGTATTTCCGTTCTTTGCCAAACAAAATTGGTTATTTATTAGGGATTCCGTCCAAGAAATTGGATATGATTATCTATTACGAGAGATATGTTGTGATCCAACAAGGTATTGCTAAGAAAGCAGACGGTTCAGATTTCGATGATAAAGAATTCTTGACTGAAGAAGAATATCTGGATGTTTTGGAAACACTTCCTATCGAGAACCAATATCTTGATGATTCTGACCCGAATAAATTCGTAGCGAAAATGGGAGCAGAAGCTGTTGAAGAATTGTTGAAGAGAATCGACCTAGATTCTTTATCATTCGATTTGAGACACAAAGCTCACAACGAATCTTCTAAACAAAGAAGAACAGAAGCGCTTAAGAGATTGAATGTTGTAGAAGCATTGAGAGGTGCTAACACAAGAATGATCAACAGACCAGAGTGGATGATTATGCGTGTTCTTCCTATCATACCACCAGAACTAAGACCATTGGTTCCATTGGATGGAGGGCGTTTCGCAACTTCTGATTTGAATGACCTTTACAGAAGAGTTATTATCAGAAACAACCGTTTGAAGAGACTATTGGAGATCAAAGCTCCGGAAGTAATCTTGAGAAACGAGAAGCGTATGCTTCAGGAATCTGTAGATTCATTATTCGATAATACAAGAAAATCCTCTGCTGTAAAATCTGAATCAAACAGACCATTGAAATCACTTTCAGATTCATTGAAAGGTAAGCAAGGTCGTTTCCGTCAGAACTTATTAGGAAAAAGGGTAGATTACTCGGCTCGTTCAGTTATTGTTGTAGGTCCTAGCTTACAATTGCACGAGTGTGGTCTTCCAAAAGATATGGCTGCAGAGCTTTACAAACCGTTTATCATTAGAAAACTAATTGAGAGAGGAATTGTAAAAACTGTAAAATCAGCTAAAAGAATCATCGACAGAAAAGAGCCTGTAGTTTATGATATCCTGGAAGGTGTGATGAAAGGCCACCCTGTTCTTTTGAACAGAGCACCTACTTTGCACAGATTAGGTATCCAAGCGTTCCAGCCTAAGATGATCGAAGGTAAAGCGATCCAACTTCACCCATTGGTAACAACGGCTTTCAACGCCGATTTCGATGGGGATCAGATGGCGGTTCACTTACCTTTAGGCCCAGAAGCTATTTTGGAAGCTCAACTATTGATGTTAGGTTCTCAAAATATCTTGAACCCTGCGAATGGTTCTCCAATTACGGTACCATCTCAGGACATGGTTTTGGGTCTATATTTTATGACCAAAGAAGCTCATTCTACTGAAGAGAAGAAAATCCAAGGTGAAGGTCTTGCTTTCTATTCTCCGGAAGAAGTAGAAATCGCTTATGCAGAAGGGAAAGTTTCTCTTAATGCAAAAGTAAGATGTCGTCTTCCAGTAAAAGAAAATGGAGAAATTGTAACAAGATTGCTGAATACAACTGTTGGTAGAATTTTGTTCAACCAAATTGTACCTGTACAAGTTGGATATGTTGACGAGTTATTGACTAAGAAATCTCTTAGAAATGTAATTGGTCAGATCTTGGCAGATACAGATTTCCCAACTACTGTTAAGTTCTTGGATGATATGAAAAACCTTGGATATGCCAACGCATTCAAAGGAGGTCTTTCATTCTCTCTGGGAGATATCGTAATTCCTGCTGAGAAAAAAGGAATGATTGCTACAGCGGTTGAGAACGTAGATGAAATTAAGGCTAACTATAACATGGGGCTTATTACAGATACAGAACGTTATAATCAGGTAATCGACGTTTGGACTAATACTAATGCTGGTCTTACCGAAATGATTATGAGCAGAATGAAGTCTGACCAAGGCGGATTCAACTCTGTATTTATGATGCTAGATTCTGGTGCGAGGGGTTCTAAGGAGCAGATCCGTCAGTTATCTGGTATGAGAGGTTTGATGGCAAAACCACAAAAAGCTGGTTCTGTTGGAGCTGAGATTATTGAAAACCCGATTGTTGCGAACTTTAAAGAAGGTTTGTCAATTTTGGAGTACTTTATCTCTACCCACGGTGCTCGTAAGGGTCTTGCGGATACCGCTCTTAAAACTGCCGATGCTGGTTACTTGACCAGAAGATTGGTAGACGTTGCACAGGATGTTATCATTACTGAGGATGATTGTGGAACTTTGAGAGGTACAGAAATTACTGCACTTAAGAAAAATGATGATATTGTTGAAAAAATCTCTGACAGAATTCTTGGTAGAGTTTCTCTTCACAACATATATCACCCAGAAACTGATGAGTTGTTGGCTAATGCAGACGAGTTAATCGTTGAAGCTGTTGCTAAACAAATCGAGGAAGCAGGAATCGAAGCTGTAGAAGTTCGTTCTCCATTAACTTGTGAAACCAAAAAAGGTATCTGTGCAAAATGCTACGGTCGTAACCTTGCAACAGGTAAAGGAATCCATATGGGAGAAGCTGTAGGTGTTATCGCTGCACAGTCTATTGGTGAGCCGGGAACTCAGTTAACCTTGAGAACTTTCCACCAAGGGGGTACTGCAAGTAACATTTCAGAAAACCCAAGTATCGTTGCAAAACGTGATGGTATTGTTGAGATGGATGAAGTTAGAACAATTAAGTCTGAAGGCGAAGAAGGACAAACTGCGGATATTGTTGTATCCCGTTCAACAGAATTTAGATTGGTTGCTGATAACGAAGCTAGAACGCCAATCATGGTTGCAAACGTTCCTTATGGTTCCGAACTATTTGTGAAACCAGGCGATAAAGTGAAAAAAGGAGATCTTATTGCAAAATGGGATGCCTATAACGCCGTTATCATTGCAGAAACTTCTGGTAAGGTAGAGTATGAGGATATTATCCAAGGTATCTCTTTCGTATTGGAGATTGATGAGCAGACTGGTTTCGAAGAGAAAGTAATCTCTGAATCTAGAAATAAAAAAGCGGTTCCAACACTTAAAGTTGTAGATGCAAAAGGCGTAGAGCAAAAAGCTTACAACTTACCAGTAGGTGCCCACTTGATGGTTAACGATGGGGAGAAAATTAAGGCTGGTAAAGTCCTAATCAAGATCCCAAGAAAATCTGCAAAAGCAGGGGATATCACCGGAGGTCTTCCAAGAGTTACCGAATTATTCGAAGCTAGAAACCCTTCAAACCCAGCTGTAGTTACAGAGATTGATGGTGTAGTTTCTTACGGTAAAATCAAAAGAGGTAACCGTGAGCTAATCGTTGAGGCTAAAACTGGAGAAATCAAGAAATATTTGGTTAAATTATCAAACCAGATCTTGGTTCAGGAGAATGACTTCGTTTATGCTGGTGGTCCACTTTCAGACGGTTCTATCACACCAGACGATATCTTGAGAATCAAAGGTCCAACTGCGGTTCAGGAATATTTGGTTAATGAGATTCAGGAAGTTTACCGTCTTCAAGGGGTGAAAATCGATGACAAGCATTTCGAAATTATTGTTCGTCAGATGATGACAAAAGTATCGATTGTGGATGGAGGAGATACTCAGTTCTTGGAAGGAGCATTGGAGCACAAATTCGATTTCTTGGAAGAGAACAACAGAGTTTTCGGACTGAAAGTTGTTACTGAGCCGGGAGATTCTAAAGTATTCAAGGCAGGTCAGATGATTACGGCAAGAGAACTTAGAGATGAGAACTCGAAGCTTAAGAGAGAAGATCAGGCTTTGGTACAAGTTAGAGAAGCGCTTCCTGCAACTGCAACACCTGTTTTACAAGGTATTACAAGAGCAGCGCTACAGACAAAATCATTCATGTCTGCAGCGTCATTCCAGGAAACAACTAAGGTTCTTAACGAAGCTGCAGTATCTGGAAAAATCGACTTCTTGACAGGTCTTAAAGAAAATGTAATTGTAGGACACAGAATCCCTGCAGGTACAGGTCTTAAAGATTACCAAAACGTAATCGTAGGTTCTAGAAAAGAATTCGAAGATATTAACTAA